The Aureispira anguillae genome contains a region encoding:
- a CDS encoding c-type cytochrome: MPKISLVCLLLVSSIFLLSWRNQEEQPWTGEDNLYDVLWDLGAPKPPHYIQPSPEQIKQGEEIVKNGRTKDAKGKRTTYVSKYYVCTTCHNIERENPDLTISDPETRLDYAIEHKLPFLQGSTFKGIVNRESWYNDDYVKKYGSEKIKTAHKDLRKSIQLCAIECSQGRLMKGWEVEAVLAYYWSLQWKMGDLDLSEQDWQYLNGNDDKPSKIKWLKRQYLQQSPAHFYGPPKNLKKGYENTQKGDPKKGKAIYELSCLWCHNEKGVSHYLLDNTSISLQNLRSNLYKNSHFSLYYIIAYGTYSLPGHRPYMPHYPIERLNKQQVEDLKSYILKK; this comes from the coding sequence ATGCCAAAGATTAGCCTTGTATGTTTGCTTTTAGTGAGCAGCATTTTTTTATTGAGTTGGAGAAACCAAGAAGAGCAACCATGGACAGGAGAGGACAACCTCTATGATGTCTTATGGGATTTGGGAGCTCCCAAACCACCACATTATATTCAACCTAGTCCAGAACAAATCAAGCAAGGAGAGGAAATTGTCAAAAATGGTCGCACAAAGGATGCAAAAGGAAAAAGAACCACCTATGTTAGTAAATACTATGTCTGTACGACTTGTCATAATATAGAACGAGAAAACCCTGATTTGACGATCAGCGATCCTGAAACACGATTGGATTATGCGATAGAACACAAGTTGCCTTTTTTGCAGGGCTCAACCTTCAAGGGAATTGTCAATAGAGAAAGTTGGTACAATGATGATTATGTAAAAAAATACGGTTCAGAAAAGATAAAGACCGCACATAAAGACCTCCGAAAATCAATTCAATTATGCGCTATTGAATGTTCTCAAGGACGTTTAATGAAGGGATGGGAAGTAGAGGCCGTATTGGCGTATTATTGGTCTTTGCAATGGAAAATGGGCGATTTGGATCTTTCTGAGCAGGATTGGCAATATCTCAATGGCAACGATGACAAACCAAGCAAAATAAAATGGTTAAAGCGCCAATACCTCCAGCAATCGCCAGCTCATTTTTATGGTCCCCCAAAAAATCTAAAAAAAGGCTATGAAAATACCCAAAAAGGAGACCCTAAAAAGGGAAAAGCAATTTATGAATTAAGTTGTTTGTGGTGCCACAATGAAAAAGGCGTATCTCATTATCTGTTGGATAATACCTCAATTAGCTTGCAAAATTTGCGTTCTAATCTATACAAAAATTCCCATTTTTCACTCTATTATATTATTGCCTATGGCACGTATTCTTTACCAGGTCATCGTCCTTATATGCCCCATTATCCCATCGAACGCCTGAATAAGCAGCAAGTCGAAGATTTAAAGTCATATATTTTAAAAAAGTAA